The Streptomyces sp. NBC_00162 sequence GCGCCGCTCGCCCCTGCCGTCCGCGGCGCGAGCCTCGCCCTGCTCGACGAGCCGCTGCTGGACGCCTTCCGGTTCGCCCGCCCGCACCCCCGGGTCCAGCGGCTGGTCCAGGGCGCCCTGCGGCTGCGCGGGCGCGCGGTACGGCTGCTGCCCCCGCGCAAGGCCCCGCACTACGCCCGCCAGAACCCGGAGATCAAGAGCTATCCCGGTGGCTACGACGTGGGCGAGCTCGGCACGTTTCCCGTGCCCGGAACCGGCGGCTGCCCCGTTCCGCATCCTCGCCGGCCGGCCGGAGCAGAGGCTCAGCCTCCGGCGTGATCCCGGGTACCTCCGCGCGTCCCGGGCAAGGGGCCGACGTACAAGACGTGTGTCACCGGTGCCGTACGGCCAGCACCAGGAAGCGGGCGTCCTCGTCGGCGTACGAGGTCATCTCCCAGCCCGAACGGGCGAGCAGCGGGCCGAGGTTGTGCTCGGCCCGCAGGTCCTCCGGAGTCAGTTCCCGGCCGTGGCGGGCGGCGAGGGCCGCTCGCCCGATCGGGTGAAAGAGTGCGAGCCGGCCGCCGGGGCGGACCACCCGGGCCAGCTCGCGCAGGTTCGCGGCCGGGTCGGGCAGGTGCGCGATCAGCCCGGCGGCGAACACCGCGTCCAGCGTCCCGTCGCGCAGCGGCAGCCGGGCCACGTCCGTGAGCAGCAGTGCACCCTGCGCGGCCCGCCCCGCCCGCTGCGCGGCGGCCAGCATCTGCGGGGTGAGGTCGGCCCCGAGCACGATGCCGGCAGGTCCGACGGCGGCGCGCAGCGGGGTCAGGGCCCGCCCGGTGCCGCAGCCCGCGTCGAGCACGCGGTCCCCGGGCCGCAGTCCGAATTCGGCGACGGCGGTCGCGAAGGCGGGCGCGTCCTCGGGGAACTTGCGGTCCCAGTCGGCGGCGCGCGCTCCGAAGAACTCCTGCACGTGCGTGTGGTCTTCGCTCATGTGCCCATGATCCCCCACCGGCGAGGACGCGTGGATCTGCGGACCGTGTGCAAGGTGGTACGCGGCGTGATCGAAGATGAACGTATCTCTGTCATATTCCAGCAGTTACAGCGGCTTTCGGAATGCGCCCCGTGTTCGCGCCCTCACCCGGACTAGCGTCCGGTGGCCATGGGACACCTGGGACATCTGGACCACGCCGCCTACGGCTGGCTGACACCCGTGCTGTCATACGTGATGGCATCCGTCGGCGCCGCCCTCGGGCTGCGCTGCACCGTCCGCGCGCTCGCCGCGACCGGCACCGCCCGGCGCAACTGGCTCCTGGCCGCGGCCTCCGCGATCGGCACCGGCATCTGGACGATGCACTTCGTCGCGATGCTCGGCTTCGACGTCACCGGCACCGAGATCCACTACAACGTGCCGATCACCATCCTCAGCCTGCTCGTCGCCATGCTGGTCGTCGGCGCGGGGGTGTTCGCCGTCGGCTACGGCAAGGACCGCGGCCGGGCCCTCGTCCTGGGCGGTCTCACCACCGGCCTCGGCGTCGCGAGCATGCACTACCTCGGCATGGCGGCCCTGCGCCTGCACGGTGACGTCTCCTACGACCCGCTCACCGTCGGACTCTCCGTCGTCATCGCCGTGGTCGCTGCCACCGCGGCCCTGTGGGCCGCGCTCAACATCAAGTCACCGGTGGCCGTGGCCGTCGCCTCGCTCGTCATGGGCGCCGCCGTCAGCAGCATGCACTACACCGGGATGACCGCCGTCGCCGTCAGCGTCAGTCCCTCGGACGCCGCCCTGCCCGGTGCGACGGCCATGCAGTTCATCTTCCCGCTCGCCGTCGGGCTGGGCTCCTACCTGTTCATCACCGCCGCCTTCGTCGCGCTGTCGCCGACCGCCGACGAGCGGGCCGCCTCCGACTCCGTACGGAAGCTGGGGGAACGGGCCGCGCCCGCCCACTGAGCACACCGGACGCACGGTACGTACGCACGGCACGTACGCACGCACGGCACATACGCACGGCACATACGCACCCACCTGCACCCGTATCTGTACCCGCACCCGAATCCGCCCTTGCAGAACACGCACGCCGAACGACCCGCACCTGTCGGTACCGCCCCGGAACGAGGAGTCCATGCGCACACCCCGCAGACAACCGGAAGCAGCGGCGCCGCGGCTCCCCGCGCCGGCGGGCGGCCACGGCCACGGCTCGGGAACGGGCCGCCGGGCCCACGCCGGGCCGCCGGCCGACGAACGCCCGGAACAGGCACTCCACCAGCCCGCCCCGGCGCCGCACGAGCGGGGTCCCCGGCTGCGGCTGCGCCCCGCCACCGTCCGCGCGAAGATCGTTTCACTGCTGATGGTCCCCGTCGTCTCGCTGCTCGCCCTGTGGGCCTTCGCCACCGTCAGCACCGCCCAGGACATCGCCCGGCTCAGCCGCGTCCAGCAGGTCGACACCGAGATACGCACCCCCGTCGCCGCCGCCGTCACCGAGCTCCAGGCCGAACGGCGCGCCGCCGTCCGCCTCCTCGCCGACCCCGCCGCCGACCCGGCCGCCCTGGACCAGCAGGCCCGCCGCACCGACGCCGCCGTCCGGCGGCTGCGGCTCGGAGAGCGCAACACCGTCGCCGACTCCGGCGACTACGGCTCGGACGTCGTGGTCCGCCTGGGCGCGTTCGTCGTCGACGCCGAGGCGCTGGAATCCGCCCGCAAGGACATCACCGGACGCCGTGCCACCCCCGAGGCCGCCTACGAGATCTACACCCGCGTGGTCGACTCGGCCCTCGCCGTGGGCGGCGCCCTGACCGGCGGGGAGGACGCAGAACTCGGCCCCGCCTCCAGGGTCCTGCTGGAATTCGCCCGGGCCGGAGAGCTTCTCTCCCGGGAGGACGCGCTGCTCGCCGTACCGGGTCCGCGCAGCGCCGAAACGCTTCGGCAGCTGATCGGCACCATCGAGACCCGGCGCGCCCTCACCGCCGCCGCGGCCCGCGACCTCCCCCCTGCCCAGCAGTCCGCCTGGCAGTCCGTGGCCAAGAGCGCCGCCTACGCCGACCTCACCGCCGCCGAGGACCGGGCGCTTGCCGCCGGCGCGGCCAAGGAGGTGCGCGGGGTACCCGCCGGATGGGAGGCCGCGCACACCGGCATCGGCGCCTCGATGCGGGAGATCGAGGGAGCCGCGCACGCCGCGGCCGCCGACCGGGCCGACCCGTTCGCCGAGGGGGCGCTCAGCCCGGCCGGAGCCGCCGTGCTGCTGGGCCTGGCCGCCGTCGCCGCCTCGCTGGTCATCTCCGTCCGCATCGGCCGCGCCCTGGTCGTGGAACTGGTCTCCCTGCGCAACACCGCGCTGGAGATCGCCCACCGCAAGCTCCCGTACGCCATGGAGCGGCTCCGCGCGGGCCGGGCCGACGAGATCGACGTCGCCGGCGAGACCCCGGACGGGCCGCCCGCCGACGACGAGATCACCCAGGTCGGCGAGGCGCTCGCCACCGTCCACCGGGCCGCGCTCAGCGCCGCCGTCGAACGGGCGGAGCTGGCCAGCGGGGTCTCCGGGGTCTTCGTCAACCTCGCCCGCCGCAGCCAGGTCCTCGTGCACAAGCAGCTCACCCTGCTCGACTCGATGGAACGGCGCGCGGACGACCCGAACGAGCTCGGCGACCTCTTCCGCCTCGACCACCTGACCACCCGGATGCGCCGGCACGCGGAGAGCCTGATCATCCTTTCGGGTGCGGCCCCCGGCCGGGCCTGGCGGATGCCGGTCCCGCTCACGAACGTCGTACGGGCCGCCGTCTCCGAGATCGAGGACTACCCCCGTGTCGAGGTGCGCCAGCTCGCGGAGGCCGCCGTGGTCGGCGGAGCCGTCGCCGACCTCACCCACCTGCTGGCCGAACTCATCGAGAACGCCGCCCAGTTCTCCCCGCCGCACACCAAGGTCCGCGTCAGCGGCGAGCCGGTCGGCGCCGGATACGTCCTGGAGATCGAGGACCGCGGGCTCGGCATGGGCCGCGAGACCCTGAGCGACGCCAACCGGCGCATCGAGCAGTCCGAGGCGCTCGACCTCTTCGACAGCGACCGGCTCGGGCTCTTCGTCGTCAGCCGTCTCTCGTCCCGCCACGGCGTGAAGGTGCACCTGCGGACGTCACCGTACGGGGGCACCACCGCCGTGGTGCTGCTGCCGAACTCCATGCTCCAGGGAGCGATCACGGCCGGCGCCCCCGGGCCGGAACCCCGGGCGGGGGCGACCGCCGGGGCACGGACCGCGGCATCGGTACCCGTACCGGTACCCGCTCCCGTACCGGCTTCGGAGCCGGCCCCGGAGGCGGAGCAGCCGCCGGCGATGACCGTCGTACGGGAGGACGCACGCGGACTCCGGGACCCGGACCCCTCCCCCGCCCGGGAAGAGCCGCGCCCCGCCCCGGTGGCCGCGCTGCGGCCGCGCGCTCCGGGCGGCGCGGTCACCCGTACGCAGGTCGCCGCGGCCCCCGCCGCCTCGGTGACGGAACTGCCGCGCCGGGTCCGCCAGGCCAGCCTCGTCCCGCAGCTGCGCGAGACCCCCGCGCCCAAGGCCCCGGCGGGCGCGCGCCTCGCCGAGGAACCGCCGGGGCGCAGCCCCGAGCAGGCGCGGGACCGGATGGCCGCCTACCGGGCCGGATGGGTCCGCGGCGCCGAGGAGAACTCCCCTCACGCAGGCAGCGCGCGCAGCGAAGGCAGCGAAGGCAGGCAAGGCAGCCATGGCAGCAAAGGAGAAGTGTGATGATCGAACACCAGAGAATCGACCTCAACGGCGGCGTCCGCAGGTCCGGTGAACTGGACTGGCTCCTGGACGACCTGGTGGTCCGGGTCCGGGAGGTCCGGCACACCGTGGTGCTGTCCAACGACGGCCTGCCGGTCGGCGCTTCCAGCGCGCTGAGCCGGGAGGACGCGGAGCACCTGGCCGCCGTGGCCTCCGGCTTCCACAGCCTGGCCAAGGGCGCGGGACGGCATTTCCACGCCGGGGGCGTACGCCAGACGATGGTCGAGATGGACGAGGGCTTCCTCTTCGTCGCGGCCGCCGGGGACGGCTCCTGTCTGGCGGTGCTCAGCAGCGCCGGGGCCGACATCGGGCTGATCGCCTACGAGATGGCACGACTGGTGAAGCGGGTCGGCGAGCACCTGTACACCCCGCCCCGGTTCGCGGCACGGCCGCCGGCCGCCGGCTGAGGGCGGCGGTCCGGCACATGAACGGCCAGTGGTACGACGCCGACGCGGGCCCGCTCGTCCGTCCGTACGCGATGACCGGCGGGCGTACGAAGCCGGGACCCCACGGGGTCCGCTTCGACCTGATCGCGCTGGTCGTCGTGGATCCGGAGGGCGCCGACGCGGCCGCCGAGTCGCTGCTCGGACCGGAACACCGGGCACTGCTCGGACTCTGCCGGTCCGAGACCCAGTCGGTGGCGGAGCTCGCCGCCGACGCCGACCTGCCCGTGGGGGTGGTGCGGGTGCTGCTCGGCGACCTGCTGGAGGGCGGGCATGTCAAGGTCAGCAGGCCGGTACCGCCCGCGCAGCTGCCGGACGAGCGGATTCTGCGGGAAGTCATCGAGGGATTGCGAGCGTTGTGATGGGACTGCATGACGACGGACCGGTGGATCCCGGTCCCGGGGACGACACCGAACTGGCCGCGCTCGCGCTGAAGATCCTCGTGGCGGGCGGCTTCGGGGTCGGCAAGACCACGCTGGTGGGCGCGGTGAGCGAGATCCGCCCGCTGCGGACGGAGGAGCTGCTGAGCGAGGCGGGCGAACTCGTCGACGACACGGGCGGGGTGGACCAGAAGACGACCACGACCGTGGCCATGGACTTCGGGCGGATCACCATCCGGTCCGGGCTGTCCCTGTACCTGTTCGGCACACCGGGCCAGGACCGGTTCTGGTTCATGTGGGACGAGCTGTCGCAAGGGGCGCTGGGCGCGGTGGTGCTCGCCGACACGCGGCGGCTGGAGGACTGCTTCCCGGCGGTGGACTACTTCGAGCACCGGCGCATTCCGTTCGTGGTGGCCGTCAACTGCTTCACCGACGCACGGCGTTACGGGGCCCACGACGTGTCGAGGGCGCTGGACCTGGACCAGGGGACGCCGGTGGTGCTGTGCGACGCGCGGGACAAGGACTCGGGGAAGGAAGTGCTGATCAGGCTGGTCGAGTACGCCGGGCGGGTGCACACCGCCCGGCTGCTGGACTCGGTGGAGCCGCAGGCCGATTCGGTGTGAACCGGCCGGCGAGGAACCTCGGACCGCAGGGTCGGTCAGTCCGCGATTCCGGCGATGGCGATCACCTTGTCGATCGGTACCCGGACGAGGAGTTCGCTCGGGACGGCGTTGCGACGGCCGAAGGCCTCCGCCTGCTCCTCGCCCATGTAGCGGGCACCGATCCTGGTCGCCCAGTGAAGGATCTCGTCCGGGTCGTCGGCGTGCTCGCTGATCTCTGCGCGGCCCTGGAGCACGACGTAGGAGAACGGCGGCCGGTCGTCGTCCACGCACAGCGCGACCCGGCCGTCACGCGCCAGGTTCCGTGCCTTCACCGTGTCCTTGCCGGTGTTGAACACGAAGGAGTCGCCGTCGAGTACGAACCAGATGGGAGCGATGTGGGGGCTGCCGTCCTCGCGGACGGTGGAGAGCTTTCCGGTGCGGGTGGAGTGCGAGACGAACGCCCGCCATTCCTGTTGCGTCATCTTCTTCGCCATGGGGACATCCTCCTTGCCGGAAAGGCACTGGTGGGGAAGGCTTGCGGGACGACTACGCGGGGGTGCGGCGCGGCCATGTGGGCGGCGTCGACGGGGAGGGGTTCGGAATGGCACTGGACAAGCAGCTCGACTGGCTGCTGGACGACCTGACGCGCAGGGTCCAACAGGTGCGGCATGCGGTGGTGCTGTCCAACGACGGCCTGGTGACGGGCGCGAGCGCCGGGCTGGCGCGGGAGGACGCGGAGCACCTGGCGGCGGTCGCGGCCGGGCTGCAGAGTCTGGCGAAGGGGTCGGGGCGGCACTTCAGGGCCGGGGAGGTCCGGCAGACGATGGTCGAGTACGACGAGGGGGTCCTCTTCGTCATGGCCGCGGGCGCGGGCAGCTGCCTGTGCGTGCTGAGCGCCTCCGAGGCGGACATCGGGCAGGTCGCGTACGAGATGACGCTGCTGGTCAACCGGGTG is a genomic window containing:
- a CDS encoding class I SAM-dependent methyltransferase; the encoded protein is MSEDHTHVQEFFGARAADWDRKFPEDAPAFATAVAEFGLRPGDRVLDAGCGTGRALTPLRAAVGPAGIVLGADLTPQMLAAAQRAGRAAQGALLLTDVARLPLRDGTLDAVFAAGLIAHLPDPAANLRELARVVRPGGRLALFHPIGRAALAARHGRELTPEDLRAEHNLGPLLARSGWEMTSYADEDARFLVLAVRHR
- a CDS encoding MHYT domain-containing protein, which encodes MGHLDHAAYGWLTPVLSYVMASVGAALGLRCTVRALAATGTARRNWLLAAASAIGTGIWTMHFVAMLGFDVTGTEIHYNVPITILSLLVAMLVVGAGVFAVGYGKDRGRALVLGGLTTGLGVASMHYLGMAALRLHGDVSYDPLTVGLSVVIAVVAATAALWAALNIKSPVAVAVASLVMGAAVSSMHYTGMTAVAVSVSPSDAALPGATAMQFIFPLAVGLGSYLFITAAFVALSPTADERAASDSVRKLGERAAPAH
- a CDS encoding nitrate- and nitrite sensing domain-containing protein, which gives rise to MRTPRRQPEAAAPRLPAPAGGHGHGSGTGRRAHAGPPADERPEQALHQPAPAPHERGPRLRLRPATVRAKIVSLLMVPVVSLLALWAFATVSTAQDIARLSRVQQVDTEIRTPVAAAVTELQAERRAAVRLLADPAADPAALDQQARRTDAAVRRLRLGERNTVADSGDYGSDVVVRLGAFVVDAEALESARKDITGRRATPEAAYEIYTRVVDSALAVGGALTGGEDAELGPASRVLLEFARAGELLSREDALLAVPGPRSAETLRQLIGTIETRRALTAAAARDLPPAQQSAWQSVAKSAAYADLTAAEDRALAAGAAKEVRGVPAGWEAAHTGIGASMREIEGAAHAAAADRADPFAEGALSPAGAAVLLGLAAVAASLVISVRIGRALVVELVSLRNTALEIAHRKLPYAMERLRAGRADEIDVAGETPDGPPADDEITQVGEALATVHRAALSAAVERAELASGVSGVFVNLARRSQVLVHKQLTLLDSMERRADDPNELGDLFRLDHLTTRMRRHAESLIILSGAAPGRAWRMPVPLTNVVRAAVSEIEDYPRVEVRQLAEAAVVGGAVADLTHLLAELIENAAQFSPPHTKVRVSGEPVGAGYVLEIEDRGLGMGRETLSDANRRIEQSEALDLFDSDRLGLFVVSRLSSRHGVKVHLRTSPYGGTTAVVLLPNSMLQGAITAGAPGPEPRAGATAGARTAASVPVPVPAPVPASEPAPEAEQPPAMTVVREDARGLRDPDPSPAREEPRPAPVAALRPRAPGGAVTRTQVAAAPAASVTELPRRVRQASLVPQLRETPAPKAPAGARLAEEPPGRSPEQARDRMAAYRAGWVRGAEENSPHAGSARSEGSEGRQGSHGSKGEV
- a CDS encoding roadblock/LC7 domain-containing protein; translation: MIEHQRIDLNGGVRRSGELDWLLDDLVVRVREVRHTVVLSNDGLPVGASSALSREDAEHLAAVASGFHSLAKGAGRHFHAGGVRQTMVEMDEGFLFVAAAGDGSCLAVLSSAGADIGLIAYEMARLVKRVGEHLYTPPRFAARPPAAG
- a CDS encoding DUF742 domain-containing protein, which codes for MNGQWYDADAGPLVRPYAMTGGRTKPGPHGVRFDLIALVVVDPEGADAAAESLLGPEHRALLGLCRSETQSVAELAADADLPVGVVRVLLGDLLEGGHVKVSRPVPPAQLPDERILREVIEGLRAL
- a CDS encoding GTP-binding protein, with translation MGLHDDGPVDPGPGDDTELAALALKILVAGGFGVGKTTLVGAVSEIRPLRTEELLSEAGELVDDTGGVDQKTTTTVAMDFGRITIRSGLSLYLFGTPGQDRFWFMWDELSQGALGAVVLADTRRLEDCFPAVDYFEHRRIPFVVAVNCFTDARRYGAHDVSRALDLDQGTPVVLCDARDKDSGKEVLIRLVEYAGRVHTARLLDSVEPQADSV
- a CDS encoding PPOX class F420-dependent oxidoreductase yields the protein MAKKMTQQEWRAFVSHSTRTGKLSTVREDGSPHIAPIWFVLDGDSFVFNTGKDTVKARNLARDGRVALCVDDDRPPFSYVVLQGRAEISEHADDPDEILHWATRIGARYMGEEQAEAFGRRNAVPSELLVRVPIDKVIAIAGIAD
- a CDS encoding roadblock/LC7 domain-containing protein; this encodes MALDKQLDWLLDDLTRRVQQVRHAVVLSNDGLVTGASAGLAREDAEHLAAVAAGLQSLAKGSGRHFRAGEVRQTMVEYDEGVLFVMAAGAGSCLCVLSASEADIGQVAYEMTLLVNRVGEHLGVAERRVTGG